Sequence from the Thermomonas sp. HDW16 genome:
GGAGCGCGACGGCCGCAAGTACCGCCTGATCGATACCGCCGGCCTGCGCCGCCGCGCAAAGGTGGAAGAAGCGGTCGAGAAATTCTCCGTGTTCAAGACCCTGCAGGCGATCGAGCAATGCCAGGTTGCAGTGCTCATGCTGGACGCCAGCGAAGGCGTGACGGACCAGGACGCCACCGTGCTCGGCGCGGTACTGGATGCGGGCAAGGCGCTGGTCATCGCCATCAATAAATGGGACGGCCGCACCGATTACGAACGCCAGCAGGCGGAAACACTGGTCTCGCGCAAGCTGAGTTTCGTGGAATGGGCGGAGAACGTGCGCATCTCCGCGCTGCACGGCTCCGGCCTGCGCGAGCTGTTCCGCGCGATCCACCGTGCGCATGCCTCGGCGACCAAGGTATTCAGCACCGCCGACGTTACCCGTGCGATCGAAGCGGCCTATACCGCCAACCCGCCGCCGGTGGTGCGCGGGCACGTGCCGAAGATGCGCTTCGCCCACCCGGGCGCTGAAAGTCCTCCGACCTTCATCGTGCATGGCACGCGGCTGAAGTCGTTGTCGAACACCTACCAGCGCTATCTGGAGAATTTTTTCCGCAAGCGCTTCAAGCTGGTGGGTACGCCGATCCGCTTCATCTTCCGCGAAGGCGAAAACCCGTACAAGGACAAGAAGAACGTGCTGACGGATCGGCAGGTCGCCAAGAAGCAGCGTTTGATCCGTCGCGTCAAACGCGCCAAGTAACCGCGCGATGATCGCGCGGGGCGAGGTCATGCTGGGCATCCTGGCCGGTGGTCGCGCCAGTCGCCTCGGCGGTCGCGACAAGGCCTGGTTGCAGCGTGATGGCGTGGCGCAGGTCGTGCGCATCGCGCGGCGCTTCGATGGCGAATGCGGGGGGGTGCTGGTCAGCGCGAACCGCGATTTGCCGCGTTACATCGCACACGGACTGGCGCCGATCGAGGATCGCGTCGCTGATATCGGCCCGCTCGGTGGCCTTGAAGCCTTGGCCTCTGCATGCGCAACACCGTGGTTGCTGACGGTGTCGGTGGATATCGTCGACGCCAACGACTGCCTGCTGCGTACGCTGGCCACCGCCGGTGGCAACGGCGCGATGGCCGAGGATGACGACGGTCTGCAGCCGCTGGTCGCGCTGTACCGCGTCGCGCCGCTACGCGATGCCGCTGCGGCGGCCATTGCCACCCGGAATTTCTCGGTGCAGGCCATGCAGGCGCGGTTGTCGTTGCCGCGCGTGCGTTTCGACGGGCTTCGCTTCGGCAATCTCAACACGCCGGAGGATTTGCGTCTGGCAGGCTATGTCGATGACTGAATTTCCGGCTTCGATCCTGTTCGACGATGCACGCGCGATCCTGCAACGTGTCGCGATGGCGCAACGCTTGCCTGTCGAGCATGTGGCGTTGGCGCACTGTCACGGCCGGGTACTGGCGCAGGACATCGTGGCGCCGATCGCGCTGCAGCCGTTCGACAACAGCGCGATGGACGGCTACGCCTGTCGCCATGCCGATTTGCATGGACAGGAATTCGTCCAGTTGAAGCTGGTCGGCGAGCAGTTCGCCGGCCGTGCACTGGGCCTGCAGGTGGGCGAGGGCGAATGCGTGCGCATCACCACCGGCGCGCCGATGCCGCAGGGCGCGGACAGCGTGGTGATCCGCGAGGACTCGAGTGCCAATGGCGGTGCGATCACGCTGCGTGCCGGCGTGCGCCTTGGCGCCAACGTGCGCAAGGCCGGCGAGGATGCGCAACCCGGCGATCCGGTGTTGCGCGCGGGCACGTTGCTCAATGCCGTGCAGGTATCGCTGGCGGCCTCGCTCGGCATCGACCGTTTGCCGGTATCGACCAAGCCCACGGCCGCGGTGTTCGCCACCGGCGACGAGCTGGTCGAACCTGGCCTGCCGCTGCAGCCGGGCGAGATCTACAACAGCAACCGCGAACTGTTGATGGGCCTGTTGCGCGCGGAAGGCCTTGAGCCGATGGCATGGCCGAGCCTCCCAGACGATCCCGCACGCATCGCGGCCATGCTGCAGGACGCGGCCTCCAGCTTCGATATCGTCATTACCTGCGGTGCAGTGTCGGCGGGGGAGAAAGACCACATCCCGGCGATGCTGCAGACGCACGGCTCGGTGCATTTCTGGAAAGTGAAGATGAAGCCGGGCATGCCGCTGCTGGCCGGCCAGTTGGGACAGGCGCAGTTCCTGGGCCTGCCGGGCAATCCGGTTTCGGTGCTGGCGACCTTCCTCACGCTGGGTCGTGAGCTGGTGGATGGCATGCAGGGCAGAACGCCGCGGCCGCGGCGGTTCGCGCGATTGGATGTGGCCATCGACAAATCGCATCCGCGCCGCGAGTTCGTGCGCGGCAGCCTGCGCTGCGACGAGGCCGGCATGCAATGGATCGCGCCGAACGCCGCGACCGGCTCGCATCGCCTGCGCGCTGCCGCCGACGCGGATGCGCTGTTGATCCTGGCCGAAGGCACGCAGTCGCTGGTGCGCGGCGAGGTTGTCGAAGTGCTCACGTACTGATCGGCATAATCGCGCGATGCCGATTCGACTCCTCACGCCAAGCGAAGCCCATGCACGCCAACAAGCGGGCGCATACCTGATTGACGTGCGCGCCGCACATGAGCGCGCGCTTGGCATGGCCGTGGGCGCACACGGCATCGTCCGCGAAGAACTGGAGGCCGATGCCGCGCAACATCTGCGGACGCTGGATGCCGAAGTCTTGCTGATCTGCCAGCGCGGCCTGCGTTCTCGACAGGTGGCCGAATTCCTCGAAACACACGGTTATCGCAACCTGTCTTCGGTCGAGGGCGGTACTGACGCCTGGGATGCAGCCGGCCTGCCGATGCTGCGCGCGGACATCGATGTCGATTTCAGCGAACGTTACTCGCGCCACCTGCGCCTGCCGGATGTCGGTCTTGAAGGGCAGAAGAAGCTCGAAGCTGCATCCGTGCTGTTGGTGGGTGCGGGTGGACTGGGCTCCCCGGCGGCGTACTACCTTGCTGCTGCAGGCATCGGCACCCTGCGCATCGCCGACGACGACGTGGTCGACCGCAGCAACCTGCAGCGGCAAATCCTGCATACCGATGCGCGCATCGGCGTGCCCAAGGTCGAATCGGCCGCCATCGCGTTGTCCGCGCTGAACCCGCGCACCAAGGTTGAAGCCGTGCGCGAACGCATTACCTCGGACAACGTGGAGCACCTGCTTGAAGGCATCGACGTGGTGGTGGATGGCGCCGACAACTTCCCTGCGCGCTACCTGCTCAACGACGCCTGCGTAAAGCTGGGCAAGCCGCTGGTGTACGGCGCGGTGCATCGTTTCGAAGGACAGGCCAGCGTGTTCGACGCCGGCCGTCATCGCGGCGAGGCGCCGTGCTATCGCTGCCTGTTCCCGGAGCCGCCGCCGCCGGAAGCCGCGCCGAATTGCGCCGAGGCCGGCGTGTTGGGCGTGTTGCCGGGCGTGATTGGGCTGTTGCAGGCCACCGAGGCAATCAAGCTGCTGCTCGGCATCGGTGAACCGTTATGCGGCCGCTTGCTGCAGTTCGATGCGTTATCCATGAAATTCCGCGAGACGCGGCTAACGGCAGATCCGCAATGCCCGGTTTGTGCACCGAATCGCGCATTCCCTGGTTATGTCGATTACGCCGCGTTTTGTGCTGGAGGTTGAAAGGATGCGATTCCCCCATTGGTTGATCGGGCTTTGCCTGCTCGCATTTGCCGGCACGACCTTCGCCGCCGACCAGTGCCCGCTGTTGCGCGGCCGCCAGTCCGATCCCGAAGTCGCCACCCGCATCGCCGCTGCTGCCTGCGATGAACACCTGCGCTGGCAACGTCCGTTCATCACCACCGACGGGCGTTTGGCCAGCAGCGCGATCGCGGAAGGCGAGAGTCGCGGCCTGCAAGGCGGTGGCGCGCCTTGGCGGCAAGTGGCGATGTACTGGCGCGATGCCGGGCTGCTCGGCCAAACCGGTGCCTCCGGTGCCAACGACTGCAGTTATGCATTGGCCAATGCCAGCTATCCGGGCATGGGTTGTCGCGGTTTCGTCATCGATAGCCCATGGTCGGCGGCATTCGTGTCCTGGGTGATGCGGCGTTCCGGCGTGCCGCGTTTTACCTTCTCGGGCAGTCATTTCGACTACGTGCGTGCGGCAAGACTCGATCCGGCCGGCAGTCCATACGAATATCTGGAGCCGATGTCAGCCACGCCTGCAATCGGCGATCTGCTGTGCTACGTGCGCACCGGTCGCGTCTACGGGTACCAGGCGCTGGCCAGTGCGATCGACGGCGGTGCCAACGGGCTTCCCATGCATTGCGACATCGTGGTCGCGGCCAATCCCGGTGGAGATGCGAAGGCCTACCTGGTCGGCGGCAATGTGCAGCAGGCGGTGACCATGCGCGTCCTCAACCTCAACGCGGGTGGTCGTTTCTGGAACCTGCCACGGCGTACTGACGGTGATGTGGAATGCTCGCCGGACACGCAGGCGGCCTGCGATTTCAATCGCCAGGACTGGTCTGTGTTGCTCAAATTGAAGCCGCAATCGGCGCTGGCCCAGTTGGGGCCGGTGCAGCCGCCATCCTTCATGCCTGACGTGGCACCACAACAGACTTGTTGCGTGAACTGCGTGGTTGGTTCCGGCATACCGCGCTGTCCGGCCACAGATGCGGCCCAGCCGCAGCCGTGGGGGTTGCCACAAGACTCGGACTGAGTGAACTCAGGCTTTCGCCGCGGACTTGCTCGCGCGCGTGCGCGGTTTGGCGCGATGGTCGACCTCCACACCGAGTACCGTATTGCAATGGATGCAGCTGTGGCTGATGCAGCGAGCCTTGCTTGTGCCGTCAACCATGCCGACGATGGTTTCGACATTCACGTGCAACACACGCTTGCCGCACTTCGGACATTCGCCTTGGATCGCCATGGAACCCCCTGGCCGGCTCGCATCGGGCAACTGCCCGTGCCGAGCATAATGAGGCCGATGTTCAGGCTCTAACGCTTGCGCGCCTCGAAGGCGGCCAGCTGTTCAGGCGAGGCTTCGGCCTGATGCCGCGCCTTGAACTCCGCGAAGGGCATACCGTACACCGCTTCCCGCGCTTCGTCGCGGGTCATCGCCAGTCCCCGTTCCTCGGCGGCGTCGCGGTACCAGTCGGCCAGGCAGTTGCGGCAGAAGCCGGCCAGGATCATCAGGTCGATGTTCTGCACGTCCGGGCGCTGCAGCATCAGGTGGTCGCGCAGGCGGCGGAACGCGGCGGCTTCGAGGGCCGTGGTGTCGATGTCGGTCATGGTGGCGTCTTGCTGGGCGATAATGCGGGATCGACTTTACCGTATCGCCCACGCATGACCGCCAAGATCCTCGATGGCAAGCGCATTGCCGACGACCTGCTGGACGGCCTGAAAACCCAGGTCGATGCCCGCGTGGCGGATGGAAAATCGCGCCCGGGGCTGGCGGTGGTGCTGGTGGGTGGCGACCCGGCCAGCCAGAGCTATGTGCGCAACAAGCGTCGCGCCGCGGAAAAAGTGGGTATCACTGCGTTCGACCATGATTTGCCTGCGGGCACCAGCGAAGTCGAGTTGCTTGCGCTAATCGACGAACTCAATGCGAATCCGAAGGTGCATGGCATCTTGGTGCAGCTGCCGCTGCCGGGCATTCCCGACGCCAGCGCGCTGATCGAGCGCATCCATCCGGACAAGGACGTGGACGGCTTCCACCCGCAGAACGTTGGCCATTTGGCCCTGCGCCAGTTCGGCCTGCGTCCGTGCACGCCACGCGGCATCACTACGCTACTGGCCTATACGGACAAGCCTGTGCGCGGCCAAAGCGCCACAATTGTCGGCGTGTCCAACCATGTCGGCCGGCCGATGGCGCTGGAGTTGCTGATTGCCGGCTGCACGGTGACCAGCTGCCACAAGTTCACCCCCAAGGATGTGTTGCAACGGCATGTGGGCGAGGCCGACATCCTGGTGGTTGCGGTCGGTCGTCCCGGCCTGATCCCGGGCGAATGGGTGAAGCCGGGCGCGGTGGTGATCGATGTCGGCATCAACCGGCTGGACGACGGCCGCCTGACCGGCGACGTGCAGTTCGAAGCCGCTGCCGCCCGCGCCAGCTGGATCACCCCGGTGCCGGGTGGGGTGGGGCCGATGACCGTGGCCACCCTGATGCAGAACACCCTGGAAGCGGCCGAATTGGCTGACGCGGCAGCCGCGGAACGCTGAGTTGGCCGCAGGGCACGACTCAGGCCGCGCCATGACGCTATAATGACTCGCTTCCCCACCACTCCCGGGACTGCCGATGCTCCGCATCCAGGCTGAAGCACTGACGTACGACGATGTTTCCCTCGTCCCCGCGCATTCTACCGTCTTGCCCAAGGACGTCTCGCTCGCCACGCGGCTGACCCGCGACCTGCACATCCGCCTGCCGATCGTTTCTGCGGCGATGGACACGGTCAGCGAATCGCGCCTGGCCATCGCCATGGCCCAGCTGGGCGGCATCTCGATCCTGCACAAGAACATGTCGGTCGAGGCGCAGGCCGCGCAGGTCGCGCGGGTCAAGAGTTTCGAGGCCGGGGTGATCAAGGACCCCTTCACGGTCGGTCCCGAAACCACCATCGGCGAGGTGCTCAAGCTCACCCGCGCGCGCAACATCTCCGGCGTGCCGGTGGTGGACGAAGCGGGCCAGCTGGTCGGCATCGTCACCGGCCGTGACATGCGCTTCGAGAAGAAGCTGGACGATCCGGTCCGCCACATCATGACCAAGAAGGATCGGCTGGTGACGGTGCGCGAAGGTGCATCGGACGATGAAGTCCTCGACCTGCTGCATCGCCACCGCATCGAAAAGGTGCTGGTGGTCAATGACGAATTCACCCTGCGCGGGCTGATCACCGTCAAGGATTTTCAGAAAAAATCCGACAACCCGAACGCGGCCTACGACAGCAGCGAACGCCTGCTGGCCGGCGCGGCAGTTGGCGTGGGCGGCGATACAGAACAGCGCATCGAGGCGCTGGTCGCCGCCGGCGTGGACGTGGTGGTGGTGGACACCGCGCACGGCCATTCGCAGGGCGTGATCGAGCGCGTGGCGTGGACCAAGAAGCGTTTCCCGCAGTTGCAGGTGGTTGGCGGCAATATCGTCACCGGCGATGCCGCGCTGGCGTTGATGGATGCCGGTGCGGACGCGGTGAAGGTCGGCGTGGGGCCCGGTTCGATCTGCACCACGCGCATCGTGGCCGGCGTTGGCGTGCCGCAGGTGACCGCCATCGACATGGTGGCCGAGGCGCTGCAAGACCGTATTCCGCTGATCGCCGATGGCGGTATCCGCTATTCGGGCGATATCGGCAAGGCGATCGTGGCGGGCGCATCGTCGGTAATGATCGGTGGCCTGTTCGCCGGCACCGAGGAAAGCCCGGGTGAAACCGAACTGTTCCAGGGCCGCAGCTACAAGAGCTACCGCGGCATGGGCTCGCTGGGCGCGATGGAAAAAGGGTCGAAGGATCGCTATTTCCAGGATGCGAGCGATGCCGACAAGCTGGTGCCGGAAGGCATCGAAGGCCGCGTGCCGTACCGCGGTCCTCTGAGCGGCGTGGTGCATCAGCTTGCCGGTGGTTTGCGCGCGACGATGGGTTATGTCGGCTGCGCGACCATCGAGGACATGCGCAAGCAGCCGTCCTTCGTGAAGGTGACCGGCGCCGGCCAGCGCGAGAGCCACGTGCACGACGTGCAGATCACCAAGGAACCGCCGAATTACCGCGCCGGTTGATGCTCACAGGGAAGGGAGACGCGAGTTTCCCTTCTTCGTTTCAAGTCGAAGAAAAACGCCATGACCCAGCAGCCGAACACCAATATCCATTCCGACAAGATCCTGATCCTGGATTTCGGCGCGCAGTACACACAATTGATTGCACGCCGCATCCGCGAGATCGGCGTCTATTGCGAAATCTGGGCCTGGGACCACGATCCTGCAGAGATCGCCGCGTTCGGTGCGAAGGGCATCATCCTCTCCGGCGGCCCGGAATCGACCACCGAAGCCGGCGCACCCGCCGCGCCGCAACAGGTGTTCGATAGCGGTCTGCCGCTGCTCGGTATCTGCTACGGCATGCAGACGCTCGCCGCGCAGTTGGGAGGGGCGACTGAAGCCGCCGATGCACGTGAGTTCGGCCATGCCGAGGTCGAGATCGTGAAGCCGGATGCATTGTTCACCGGCCTCAGCGACCACGGCGGCGCGCCGCGCATCGATGTGTGGATGAGTCATGGCGACCACGTCGCCAAGGCGCCGCCGGGTTTCGCCATCACCGCCGTCACCGATCGCATCCCGGTTGCTGCGATGAGCAATGAGGACAAGCGCTGGTACGGCGTGCAGTTCCATCCGGAAGTCACCCACACCAAGCAGGGGCAGGCGCTGCTGCGCCGCTTCGTGGTGGATGTCTGCGGCTGCCAGACGCTGTGGACGGCGGCCAACATCATCGAGGACCAGATCGCCCGCGTGCGCGAGCAGGTCGGTTCCGATGAAGTGATCCTGGGCCTGAGCGGTGGCGTGGATTCCTCGGTCGTCGCGGCGCTGCTGCACAAGGCGATCGGCGAACAGCTGACCTGCGTGTTCGTCGACACCGGCCTGCTGCGCTGGAACGAAGGCGACCAGGTGATGGCGATGTTCGCCGAGCACATGGGCGTCAAGGTCGTGCGCGTGAACGCCGCCGACCGC
This genomic interval carries:
- the glp gene encoding gephyrin-like molybdotransferase Glp, with amino-acid sequence MTEFPASILFDDARAILQRVAMAQRLPVEHVALAHCHGRVLAQDIVAPIALQPFDNSAMDGYACRHADLHGQEFVQLKLVGEQFAGRALGLQVGEGECVRITTGAPMPQGADSVVIREDSSANGGAITLRAGVRLGANVRKAGEDAQPGDPVLRAGTLLNAVQVSLAASLGIDRLPVSTKPTAAVFATGDELVEPGLPLQPGEIYNSNRELLMGLLRAEGLEPMAWPSLPDDPARIAAMLQDAASSFDIVITCGAVSAGEKDHIPAMLQTHGSVHFWKVKMKPGMPLLAGQLGQAQFLGLPGNPVSVLATFLTLGRELVDGMQGRTPRPRRFARLDVAIDKSHPRREFVRGSLRCDEAGMQWIAPNAATGSHRLRAAADADALLILAEGTQSLVRGEVVEVLTY
- a CDS encoding DUF2272 domain-containing protein; translated protein: MRFPHWLIGLCLLAFAGTTFAADQCPLLRGRQSDPEVATRIAAAACDEHLRWQRPFITTDGRLASSAIAEGESRGLQGGGAPWRQVAMYWRDAGLLGQTGASGANDCSYALANASYPGMGCRGFVIDSPWSAAFVSWVMRRSGVPRFTFSGSHFDYVRAARLDPAGSPYEYLEPMSATPAIGDLLCYVRTGRVYGYQALASAIDGGANGLPMHCDIVVAANPGGDAKAYLVGGNVQQAVTMRVLNLNAGGRFWNLPRRTDGDVECSPDTQAACDFNRQDWSVLLKLKPQSALAQLGPVQPPSFMPDVAPQQTCCVNCVVGSGIPRCPATDAAQPQPWGLPQDSD
- the moeB gene encoding molybdopterin-synthase adenylyltransferase MoeB — encoded protein: MPIRLLTPSEAHARQQAGAYLIDVRAAHERALGMAVGAHGIVREELEADAAQHLRTLDAEVLLICQRGLRSRQVAEFLETHGYRNLSSVEGGTDAWDAAGLPMLRADIDVDFSERYSRHLRLPDVGLEGQKKLEAASVLLVGAGGLGSPAAYYLAAAGIGTLRIADDDVVDRSNLQRQILHTDARIGVPKVESAAIALSALNPRTKVEAVRERITSDNVEHLLEGIDVVVDGADNFPARYLLNDACVKLGKPLVYGAVHRFEGQASVFDAGRHRGEAPCYRCLFPEPPPPEAAPNCAEAGVLGVLPGVIGLLQATEAIKLLLGIGEPLCGRLLQFDALSMKFRETRLTADPQCPVCAPNRAFPGYVDYAAFCAGG
- the guaA gene encoding glutamine-hydrolyzing GMP synthase; this encodes MTQQPNTNIHSDKILILDFGAQYTQLIARRIREIGVYCEIWAWDHDPAEIAAFGAKGIILSGGPESTTEAGAPAAPQQVFDSGLPLLGICYGMQTLAAQLGGATEAADAREFGHAEVEIVKPDALFTGLSDHGGAPRIDVWMSHGDHVAKAPPGFAITAVTDRIPVAAMSNEDKRWYGVQFHPEVTHTKQGQALLRRFVVDVCGCQTLWTAANIIEDQIARVREQVGSDEVILGLSGGVDSSVVAALLHKAIGEQLTCVFVDTGLLRWNEGDQVMAMFAEHMGVKVVRVNAADRYFDKLAGVSDPEAKRKIIGNLFVDIFDEESNKLKNAKWLAQGTIYPDVIESAGSKTGKAHVIKSHHNVGGLPEHMKLGLVEPLRELFKDEVRRLGVELGLPREMVYRHPFPGPGLGVRILGEVKREYAELLAKADAIYIEELRKADLYDKTSQAFAVFLPVKSVGVVGDARAYEWVIALRAVETIDFMTAHWAHLPYEFLGTVSNRIINELRGVSRVVYDISGKPPATIEWE
- the guaB gene encoding IMP dehydrogenase; the encoded protein is MLRIQAEALTYDDVSLVPAHSTVLPKDVSLATRLTRDLHIRLPIVSAAMDTVSESRLAIAMAQLGGISILHKNMSVEAQAAQVARVKSFEAGVIKDPFTVGPETTIGEVLKLTRARNISGVPVVDEAGQLVGIVTGRDMRFEKKLDDPVRHIMTKKDRLVTVREGASDDEVLDLLHRHRIEKVLVVNDEFTLRGLITVKDFQKKSDNPNAAYDSSERLLAGAAVGVGGDTEQRIEALVAAGVDVVVVDTAHGHSQGVIERVAWTKKRFPQLQVVGGNIVTGDAALALMDAGADAVKVGVGPGSICTTRIVAGVGVPQVTAIDMVAEALQDRIPLIADGGIRYSGDIGKAIVAGASSVMIGGLFAGTEESPGETELFQGRSYKSYRGMGSLGAMEKGSKDRYFQDASDADKLVPEGIEGRVPYRGPLSGVVHQLAGGLRATMGYVGCATIEDMRKQPSFVKVTGAGQRESHVHDVQITKEPPNYRAG
- a CDS encoding molybdenum cofactor guanylyltransferase, which encodes MIARGEVMLGILAGGRASRLGGRDKAWLQRDGVAQVVRIARRFDGECGGVLVSANRDLPRYIAHGLAPIEDRVADIGPLGGLEALASACATPWLLTVSVDIVDANDCLLRTLATAGGNGAMAEDDDGLQPLVALYRVAPLRDAAAAAIATRNFSVQAMQARLSLPRVRFDGLRFGNLNTPEDLRLAGYVDD
- the der gene encoding ribosome biogenesis GTPase Der, which produces MLPLVALVGRPNVGKSTLFNALTRTRDALVHDEPGVTRDRNYGVCRLIEGHPFVLVDTGGIAGEDEGLAGATARQSRAAAEEADLILFIVDGREGASALDDDILRWLRKLSKPTLLVVNKSDGIDLQAAMADFARYGFGDALPVSSAHRTGIDELLAKAQKLLPEEGTTETLDEDPTRVRIAFVGRPNVGKSTLVNRILGEERMIASEVPGTTRDSIAVDLERDGRKYRLIDTAGLRRRAKVEEAVEKFSVFKTLQAIEQCQVAVLMLDASEGVTDQDATVLGAVLDAGKALVIAINKWDGRTDYERQQAETLVSRKLSFVEWAENVRISALHGSGLRELFRAIHRAHASATKVFSTADVTRAIEAAYTANPPPVVRGHVPKMRFAHPGAESPPTFIVHGTRLKSLSNTYQRYLENFFRKRFKLVGTPIRFIFREGENPYKDKKNVLTDRQVAKKQRLIRRVKRAK
- the folD gene encoding bifunctional methylenetetrahydrofolate dehydrogenase/methenyltetrahydrofolate cyclohydrolase FolD, producing the protein MTAKILDGKRIADDLLDGLKTQVDARVADGKSRPGLAVVLVGGDPASQSYVRNKRRAAEKVGITAFDHDLPAGTSEVELLALIDELNANPKVHGILVQLPLPGIPDASALIERIHPDKDVDGFHPQNVGHLALRQFGLRPCTPRGITTLLAYTDKPVRGQSATIVGVSNHVGRPMALELLIAGCTVTSCHKFTPKDVLQRHVGEADILVVAVGRPGLIPGEWVKPGAVVIDVGINRLDDGRLTGDVQFEAAAARASWITPVPGGVGPMTVATLMQNTLEAAELADAAAAER
- a CDS encoding DUF1244 domain-containing protein, with the protein product MTDIDTTALEAAAFRRLRDHLMLQRPDVQNIDLMILAGFCRNCLADWYRDAAEERGLAMTRDEAREAVYGMPFAEFKARHQAEASPEQLAAFEARKR